In Fragaria vesca subsp. vesca linkage group LG1, FraVesHawaii_1.0, whole genome shotgun sequence, the sequence GGTTACAACGTACTAGTTTATTTGTTTTATTTTAATTTTTTTTTTGAAAAGAAAAAAGAGAAATACACCATAGTAGGAGAGACCTAACTCAATTCCTATCAAAAACAAAAAACAAATCTATAACTCACAACAAAACAACAAAAACTAACAGAAACGAAAGGTGGGAAGCCCTAACCTATCGTTATTACAAAGAAAAATAACAAAATTTAGGGGCAAGTCCGACCACGTCAAACCTAAAGATTTTATTTCTTCATTTGTCAATGCATATGTAATGTACTTTGTTACCTTCTCGAAATATATGAGAAGAGCAAAAGTTTATTTGAGAAATTCGATACAAATAATCGCTCCACTCTACATTTAGTTGCCAAGACACTAAAGTGGGAGAGCGAATGAAACTAAGAACTAGCTCTCAGTCTACTTCCAACCAGATATGCTTCCACTCCTGTACCCAAGCTAATTTAATAGCCTTGATAACAACCATAACTTCAGCAACAACAGAGCTTGGAATATTTAAGTTAAAGCAAAAGGCACCTATAACTTTGCCACTGTAATCACGAAATACCCTGCCATAACCAGCTTTGTTCGAACTATTTTTTCATGCCCCATCAGTTTTCAACTTAATACACCCATACGGAGGAGGACGACAGTTAACTTCGATTACTCTTGGAGCACGCCTAAGCCGGCACTGAACCCCAACTTTCTTCAAAACCACAAGCTCCTCAATAGAATTAGACATGCATCCAGTGGCTAACTTACTTGATGAAATAACATGGCCTGAAATGAGGGAACATACACGTGTAGCATCCACCCTAAGACCTTCATATTTAATCTTGTTCCTTGAACTCTAAATAAACCACAAAGTAGTGCAACATACTAGTTTAATTTTTTCTTGAGTCAATCGAACTCGATCACGATCTTTCTCTTACGAACGAGAGATTATATATGCCACTAGATCAAATGGTGGCATAAGTAGTGCATGTTAATTAATCATTAATTTCAGTTGTAATGCTGATATAAATATTTATTTTTACCTTTAAATTGTATTTTTTACCAAGTCGAAATTAACCGATTTTTTGTTCTAAAACACTTTTTTTTTCGTAGTTCAGATCTAGACTTCTAGCTATATATTGCAATTAAATGCAGAAACTCCAATTCAACGAACAAGCTCCGTCTTGTCTGTTATAGACTTGTAGCTATGGGGAAGAATGTGTGCATATCCCTGCTTCAATAAAATTTATTATTGAGTCTTGCTTGCAATTATATTACAATCCTTAAGGCAACTGATGATTAAAAATGTACATGATCCTTTGGTAAGGATCGAATCAAAAATTCACAATTAAGCTGTGTACTTAAAATTTATTGAAAATGCAGGGATGCACGTACCTACACATTATTCCCCATATCTCCGCAAGACAGCAAGAGTTGTGAGGCTTTGATAGACATACATGAGATTAGATGGAACAAGTTCGGATTATGAGAGGCATCACATATATATATGTGTCATGCATACAGATTGAATTGCATTCATTGGTGAAAGCAGAAGTTTGGAAACTATAATGGTATGCTATTGCTGGAACAATTTCATCTATTTTTCAGATAAATACTAGTTACTGATTAAATGGTTTTGATCAATTTAATTAGTAATTTACGGAATAAAGCTCTAAAACGGCTCAAGTTCTTCAGAACTTAATTACTGCATAACTGCATTTTAAGAAGGGGGCACAAACTCTATGTAGGAAGAAGGAATAGTGAATGATAGATATACGAATGCGACATAGAATCATAGATAGGGCAAAATTTAAGGGGTAAAGTGCAAAGGAAAGAATCCATGGCCCCCAGAAAATATAATACACTACTGCCATGAAATTCTACAGTGCAGTCCTTTAAGCTACTGAGCACGCGCCCCAAAATAAATGCCAAAACCAATAAATTTAACAAAATGTGTTGTCGTGCTTTCCCGGGCTAGCTTTTATATGCTCTTGTCATGTAAGAGCAGTGTGTAGGATCATCATCGACCAAAAGCTTCATCATTCTTTGCCACTCCCAATTCTCTTATTTTTGTACCTTCCTAACCGTCCCAATTCTTAGTCCTCCCACACACGCAATGTGGTATTTCTGTGTGTAATATCCATATATATATAGCACCCATAGCTATATATGCTCACTGTTACTTGAAAAAACGAACCCTTTCTGGGTTCTAGTCATTACTATCTTGCTTGCAACAGCAGCAGAAAAAGAGTGACACTTCATACTTATTTATATTTTCTGTTGGAGAAAATAGTATAATCCGCAGCATATAGGTTTCTGCATGTTCATGCAAGTTTATAAAGATGCATCTGCCTATTTTATACCAAAGTTTGGTTGGAAAGCATATAATATATGTAAATACATAAAATATATTGAATATTTCTCCTTGAATTCAACCAGAACTTGCAGCAGTAGTCTCATTCCTCCTCAGCTAGCTAAGCTTTCTGTCTCGATAATCCTGACTTATTGTACATCTCCCTCTGTCTTTCCAATTCAACTTTTGCAGATTGCATAATTTGTTGATGTTGACACTATCATCATGAAGATTGCCTTTCCTTCTCATGCATTTACATGTAGGGCTTGGGACTCTGAGCCTCAGTATTACTCTCTCTCTCTCTCTCTGAGTCTCTCACTCTCTCACAAGCAAAGCCAATTAGCCAAAGCCCTATAGGGCAAAGGTGCATGTGAGTTTTTGTTCCTTTGTTCCACAATAGTCTCAGTCTTGTTTCTTTGATCAACTTTAAGACTTGGATTTTGCAGTGAAGCTCTATCTGTCCCCCTTCTTATCCAAAATCTGGGTTTGCTTACCTCATAATCGAGTTCCCAGCCGCGTTGGTGTATCCCTTTTCTTTCGGGTAATCATATTTTGGCTCTTATTTTCCTCTCCATATCTCCCAAGATCACACACATCACAATATCATATATTCCATCTCTCTCTAACTCTCTCTATCTCTCTCTAACTCTCTCTAGACTGCTAGTACTACTATAGTCTAGCTCATTGTCTTTCTATCAAGTCTTGGACAGAGACTTGCAACTGCATAGAGCTCTACCCTAGCCACAAGTTTTGCCCTTTTTACAACTTATTTACTACAAGGCATGTGCATTTTCTCTTAGAATTGTTGAAACTCCCACACTTCCTGCCGCCCATGCTATTACATATCTCTACCAATAAATATTGATGCCTTTACATGTATAAATATACATATAAATATATGCATGTATGAATGTTTGTACAGAACAAGATAGGTTACTAGGCATGGACCCCAAAATTGATGCAGGGCATCACTATCACTGGGGTTTTCAGGTCTGGCATAGTAAAACAGAAGAAGTTTTTGTTGGACCATTTACCAGTTTTACGTACTCACTGTTATATATGTTCAAACTACTCCCTCTTCCTGTGTTTACACTTGGTTTGATGGGTGAAATAATCTCTCTTAATTTGACTGAATCAGAACACCACAAAATCAGTCTCAAGGTTCAGCTGGAGTCCGAGTAGATGATTCAGTTAAACTATTGTTTTGGATGCAGAGAAAGAAAATTATTGTTAATGATTGAAGGACATGCAAAACAAGAAACATTTTATTCAAATCTCATGTCTATGGCTCAATGGCACATTACTGGTGATATTCCTAATGGTAAAGGCATAGCTCGATCATGGTCATGGACACAAACAGCAAATTGTGGCCTTTGCTACTGGCTCAAGTCTAGCAGGTACATAACATATCGATGAGATTTTATTCACAAAATCTGGGCAGTAAAGAAACCTGTATCTTAATATCAATGTAATAATCAAGTTTACCTCTAACTCCCTAAGTAGTTACAGTTGAAAAGAAAGGGAGACAGAAAAGGTCATTCAATTAGGAATAAATAATCAGGCTACAAAATCCCTACTCGGTAATTATACCAATTACAAAGTTACAGAAAGTCTTTTTCACCTTTTTCACCACCTATTTCCTTCGATGACCCCAGTTTGAAGTATAGACGAGAAACCGTGATCAAAACTAGTTTTAGCTGTTGGTGATTATGATACAACTAACCATGATCCAGACCACAAATCTGATAATCATATCCTCATTGTGCAGCCAGCTTACACATCATACAAATTCAAAGTCATTCCACAACTGGGGTGCAACCAGAGTTGGGGTTTATCAAACAATCTACTCAACTCTTTTAGACAAATGAAAGCTGATATCTCAATTGGGTACAATACGACCATTTAACACTAAAGTTTATCAAACACTTTACTCAACTATTTTATACAGATGAAAGCCGATATATCAATTGGCCTACACATCATAAAGGATGTTCATGCAAAGTTTTCATTTCCTAAAACAGTTTACATGCTTTTACCATCTCGCTTAGCTAGTTAGCTTAATCAATCAACTTCTTTTAAATGTCTTGGGTAGACAATCAAACGAAATGGAAGGTAAAAGATAACCACAATTGATGGTATATAAAGCTCAAGGTCCAACCTTTTCTAGAAAAAGAAATGTTAAGGATAATACCATATGCATATGCAGTAAAAAAGTATAATCAAGCATTCAAGCTTAAGCTTATGCATTGACCAATAAAAGGTTAAGCTTATGCATTTCTTCCAAAGAAAAAAAAGCTTAAGCAGACACATACTACACTGGGTCAAATGTGCCAGCAACTTGCTCAGACTATTTAGAAATTAAAAGAACTCCATTTCTCAACTCCACAACGGAATAGCAATACACTCATTTGGTCGTATATTAATCACGGGACTATAAAATCCAAAAACAACCATCTCAAGTTGGTAATCCAATATATAGTACATCTCACCCATGCTTCAAAATGATAAAACCAATTATGCTAACCTGGTTATGCAACCTTATACGTTACACAGGAGTAATACCATCCCAAAAAGAATCCCAAAGAAACGTGAAGCGGCACTCTGCATAAAGTCGAGACTTGTGTCATCACTACCTTTGCCTTTGCCTCTTCCTCTGAACATCAAATACGCAAACATGTACATATTGCTCGTGAAAACAAATAAACCAAAGCACGGGAAACGCCTAAATAGTAGACAATAAAGCCACCAATATGCAACTCTTGAGAAAATCAGAACTTTATCTGACAAGGAAGCCACCAACTAGCTCCCCAGATTACCCCTGCCTCTTCCACGATTCCACCTACTTCCAGATCTGCGTCCTCTCCAAGTTGAGTCGCGATTCTCTGAGTGGCTGTAACTTCTTTCAGACGGTCCACCTGATTCTAGGTTATCTCCTCTTCTAGTTGATTGTCTCCTTGTACGGGGTTCACTTCTAGGAGAGTGTGACCTATAACTGTTGTCCTCTTCATAGGACAACGGTTGAATATCTTGCAAATCAGGTTCTGGAGTATACCACACTGGCCGCTTTGATTCATCCATTCTTCTAAATGTGATTGATATCCTAACAGAACACTAGAGGTGTAAATATCCTGAACCAAGTGATTAGTAAATTATCTATGAAGACTAGAGATATTACAGTTTTTATTCTTACCGCTTCGTAGGTACTGCAGGCACACAATGTTTAGCCACATCAGCAACTCTTCCTTTTAAAACCAGAACAGATCTGCAGTAGAAAAGGCTAACTATTAAGATCTAAAGTTCATCAGAATGTTGATGCGAATGTGAAGAATTGATTTCATCATATGAAGTAGCAAGCAACAGGCACATGATAATGCTAAACAAGTACAGCGAAAAGCACAGACATAATCAGGAAAGCATACTTACCCAACTGGCAGGGGAATTCTAAGTGGGCCTTCAAACTCACCAGCATCAATAATCTTTAAGTTTGTTCCAAAAAGTATATTACACTCACTAAGAAATGACACGGTACAGAACGGGCGAACAAAGTCATGGTTGTCAATGTGCGGAGGTATACAATCCCCTTCCTCGTATATGTTGACAATGCAACTATCAGGTATACATGTCGGAGGAAGCACATGCCATCTAACCAGCCTCCTAATGATCACCTTAAAAAGGCTGGGTAAAGGATCTACCATTTCGTTTTGGAGGATACCAGGTGGATTACCATTTTTATCCTGCGACAAGAAGAGCACATAAGAAGCGACATGTTAAAATTAGTCACACTTCATAGTTCTTTTGAGACCAACTTTCTGCAATGATCATTTGTTCTTTCAAAGCCTCTCTGTAATTACACAGATACTCGTAAGAAGGCATAGACAACCAAGAAAAATAAATATGAACTAACATATAAGATCAACAAAAATACATGTCATTCATCAGACATACCACTGCATAATTGTAGCAACAACCAAACTGGATTGTTATACGGCCCTTGCCCTTCATCCATTTCCGTGGTGCAGTAAAAGTTCGTGCTGCAAGACATTAATAGGTCAGCAAACAGCATGTACATTTCACAACTAAGGAAATCAAATCCGTACATGTAAACAGATAAAGTACCAAACTAACCTGTCATGAATCATGCATATATCAATGAATGTTACAGGAAGTTATACCCATAAACATACTGATAAACACTACAAAGGGAACTCAACTCATGTTCCAAAAGAAAAAACTTACGTTTCAATTCACCGTTTCTGCCCTTCTGTTCGAGGTCATAAACAAAATCAACTATCCTCTTTTGCTCCACTGCACTGAATATACCAGTGTGAAGCTCCAGCCCCTCAACAACATTTACATACTTCCCTTTATCCCTCTCGAGAGATACAAAATCTTTCTTCCTCTTCACACTCATGAACCTAATGTGCTCCCTCTTCTCCCTCGGCAATGTAGACTTTGTAATCCTCAAATCACCAGCAGAGGCATTTACACTAACCAACCGCTTATTCAACTCCTCCTCCTCCTCCAGCTCGTCTTCCTGCGCCATATCAGCCCACGACATTTTAGAATTCGAAGTCTCCACCGAGGGGGACTTAGACGCAACGTCACTGGTAGAAGCGTCCTGGTAGGGCTCTGATATCTCATCCGTCCCGTCCTTCCAACTACCTAGCGAATTCGTGTCGTAGTTATCATCATAGTCATCATCCCCATTACCATTATCACTAGCCATTTGCACTTCCTTGCCCTTTGGTGTCAAATTCTCATCCGGATTAGCCGGCTTAGAATCACTGCTAGCTTCTACAAAAACCAATCACAGTAAAAATCACAATAAGTCCATGCAAACATATAACAACTACAAACTGACCTTTATAGTTAATACAGTTATACAAACACATAAAGAATCAAAATTTCCTTATATTTTTACTAATTAATTTCACTGAAATTTCAAATGTAAATTGAATCAAAATTTCCTTATATTTTTACTGATTAATTTCACTGAAATTTCAAATGTAAATTGAATCAAAATTTCCTTATATTTTTACTGATTAATTTCACTGAAATTTCAAATTTAAATTTGGATGAATTGTCATAAATCGAAACAATTAAGATTAATCACAAAGATTGAGAATTTACAAGTCTGAGCCCTAATTAGGGGTACCTGGGCTGAGAGAGCGGACGCGATCGGCGAGAGAGGTGGCGCAGAGGGGGCAGAGATCTCTGGTGAGGAAGGGGAGCCAGGTGGTGAGAAACTCCGAGGCGATTCGGAGCTCCGACGGCTGGTAACCGACGAGAAACGGGTCGTCGATGGGTTTGGTGCCGTCGGACATGGTTTCGACTCGGTCACGCGCCGGCGAGTCTACTCGGGCGAGTTGAGGGTCTTGCATGGAGGGGAAGACTAGATAGAGTGTGGGCTTTGTTTTGTGGAGGTCGGGATCACAAAGGCGGGGTGGGTAAATGGGGATGCGGAAGTCTTTTGTGAGATTATGGTGGGGTCGATTTGGAATTACCGGGGTTTTTACTGTGATTCGGTTTGGATTTGGACTTGGAAGTTTGAACAGTTCGTGTGAGGGAGATTGGACACGTCACACGTGTGAGTGACCAAGACCAAATCACAGTTATTTTTTTTTTATTATGAATAATTTTCCCTCCTAAATTACACTTAAATCATAATATTTATGGTGGTAGATTTGAGTTTTGTTCTTCTACGAGGCTATTTGTTCTACTAAGGTTGTTGGTGTTGGTTTCGTTGATTGTTGAGTCATCGAATGAGAGTGTAGTAGGAAGGATGTACAGTGCTCGTTGGTCTAACTCGACGAATGAAGTGTTACAATATTGGTGCTCGAGTGAATGACATGAAATGGCTGTGACTATCGAAAACTTTCTCCACTTGATCGTAGTCCAGTAGTGTCTTGTCTGATTTTGAGTTATGATTATTTTGTTTTTTGATGTTATGTATGGGTGGAGACCGATCAACTTAGCCATGCCATCATTGCCATGTACAAATTTTATGTGAATGGTTAAACACTATTTAACAAAAGAAAGAGGAGATTCATCAAAATAAGACTAGTCTCACATAGCTAATGAGAGGATATTGCTAATTCTTGGTTAGAGTAAATGCCTTGGGTCTTTTTATGGTTGAAGCCTTGAAGGCCCATTTAAAGCCCAACCGAATTATTGTACTGAGAGGAAAATGGAATGAAAGGATAAAGCCGAGGATAAGCGAATTCATCCACTCGCTGCTGCAGCTTCAACTCTGCAACAACAATGGAAGCCAAACTCCTCCATTTCCTCGCTTCAAAACCGGTAGCACCACCCAACCTCGCCCTCGCCAAACCTACATGTAACCACATCATCTTACCCACCCGGCCACAACGTCTCCGAGTCACTCCTATCTGCAGTAGCAGTGATGGTGGCAGCAGTACTAGCCCTGATACCACTGACAGCAACAGCGCACCAACACCGACAGACACCGTGGGAATACGGTTCAAGAAGAGGTCTAGAAAGAAGGCGAAGCAGCAGAGGGAGCAGAGGGAGGGTGAGGGCAGTGATGAACGGTTCATGAAGGCTGAAGCTGCTGTTCCGAAGAAGTGGGAGGAAATGAGCCTTGGGGAACAGGCCTTGGAGCTTTACCTGGGGGAGAAGGGTTTGCTGTATTGGATAAACAAGTTTGCTTATGCTTCAATCTTCATTGTTATCGGAGCTTGGATCCTCTTCAGATTCGTCGGGCCAGCGCTTAACCTTTACCAGTTGGACTCAGCTCCTCTTTCTCCTTCTGCCATCCTCAAGGGTTCCTGAGCTGAGATTCCCATTTCATCAATACAACCACAAACGCAAGAAATGAAGTCAATTGTCACAACCCAGTTTTCTTCTAATTTTGCCAAGAGATTTTGTACTTCATTTTTGATGTGGATGATTCAAAATATATAGAGTGAAGCTACAAAACTGTATTTACGTTTTCAAATATGTAGTACAAATTTTCTCAGTTCAGAGGAATTCATCAACTCGTAAATTACAATCTTGGCTACTAAAGATCGAAATATAAATCTACTATCTTTATAGTGTATCCCATAGAGATCTAACAGAGTGTATATGACCTTGTTCATCTTTCCCTCCACAAAGTACAACTAAAACAAAATTTCAATAGAATTCATACTACTTTTTAGTATTGAAGACTACATGACATTGACTGGCTGAGCAGCTGCATCTCGTTCAGTCTTGCATCTGCAGGAAAAAGTTTCAAAATTTAAAGCAGATTCTAATGTATAAATATCAGTTACATGGTGCAGTATGTAGTACATTCGCTAGTGGCAAACAGTTAAACAGTGAAAATATGATTTGCGACGTAGAAAACAAAGAATTGAGAAGGAGGCAACATATTGCCATTAGGGGGGAAAAATCCAATACTTTATACAAAGTTGATAAAGCAAAGAATATGATACTATAATTGAAGTAATGAATGTCAATGTTTAGTATGCATAGTGAATAGGTTACCTATTGCAACTTAATCGAGATGCATAATTGTGATTGTCGCAGTTTGTGCACATCCAATCCCCATTACGCCATTGCTTTGCTCTGCTAAGTCAATTAAACACAAGTAAGAAAACCTAATCACAGGAGCTGATTCAAGTCCCAAAACAAGATGATTCTGTCATTCTGTGGGAAAATTAGGATTCCACCATTGAATATCAACAGTCGACAATGAACACCCAAAAGGCAAGATTAAAATGGGTATCTTGTGATTTCAATTGTGAAGACTTATCCACAAGAAAAAATTTGTAAACTAAACTGAAAACAGAAGAATGAACATGAACATATTGTTTTGTATTTATTTAAGAGTTATACAATGTGATTGAAACATCTGAATACGGAAAACTTGTCTAAAGAAATGGAAGCTGGTGCTGAAGTATGCATATGTAAAAGGTGAAGCTGATTAAAATTACCCTTTCCCAAAAAGCGTAGGTGTCGTTGCCTGCTTTGTTAATGGCATGGGGCCTTGCAAATTGGAAGCCCCTACTGAGTTCAGACCGGGATAATGACCATAAGGTCCAGCTATGGGGTGACCCCTGGCCCCTATTACTTGCCCAAACCCAGGATGAGATGGATGCTGCCCAATTGCCTGCAAATTGTGAACATAATAAGGAGAGGATGAGGAAGGAGGAGCATGGGACATAAGACATAGTATCTCATTTACCATTTGGGAATCTAAAATGCCATAAAGTGGTAAATGGTCCTTACATGTCCCAAGTTCAATCTCTTGTTATCCCAGTCGTTAACAAACTCATCAGATGCTAACCTCTTGATTCCATGAGCTATATACAGAAAATGAGGAACATAATTAAGTGACAATAGTTCCAAACAATGACACAAAGTGCTTAACAATAATACCAACCATCATACTTGTATCTAGAAAGATAGAGATGATTTTTTTTTTTCAGGCATCTAAACATATATCTAGAGTATTGTTAAGCTGATAAAAAGTGATTGTACCTGGAGGAAAGGCATTGCACTTTTTGCACTGCAGACAAAACCAAATTAGGATCAATCTCATTATTCGAGTAAATACTAATCTTCCTGTCTAACCAAAAAGAAATGTTGCTATCACCATACCTGGGTGCGAGACTGGTAATTATGAAAACCACAGCTACATATCCAGTCACCAGAGCGAAACCCTTTCGGGACTTCATTACCGGGGTTGGCATACGGAAGTCCAGCACCATGGATTCCACCTACAGACAAAGCAGAACCCGGCTGGACACCATACTTATCGGCCCCAGGCCAGTTAGTGTTCAGAGGAAACGGCTGCTGCAGAGGAGGAGCACCACCATTCCCCATCACTCCGAAACTCATCTTCGGATCCAGTCCTCCTCTTGCCAAATAATTAGAATAACCCGGAAGAGAGGTTCCGGGCATTGAAATGGCCGGCATTGCTGCAACGTCCTTAGTTTGGCCGCACTTTTTGCACTTCTCTCTTGATGCATAATTGTTGTTAGTGCAACCTATTGGTCATCATCCATTGCGAAACAACAACAAGCAACACGCACACCAACAAAGTCCATCCCACCGCCCAAAACACACATTACAACAAACACAAAAAACACACTCAACCTAATTGATCACGCAGTTCTCGTGACAAAAAGCAAAACATAAAAATTCTGCGAAACTCTCGTTTGTAGAAACAGATTAAACCCTTTAAACCCTAAAGTCTCGCGATTCAGTTCAATTCAATAGGGCAATAGATAGAGTGAAGAGAGCGCTAACCGGTGCAGATCCAATCGCCGATGCGGGGGAGCCATTTGGAGTCGGCCGGGGTTTTGGTGTCGACGAGAAGACGAGGCTGGCGGCAGCGATTACAGAAGGATCTGAAGGCGTAGTTCCGGTTTCTGCATCCGCTGCATTCCCAATCGCCTTCCCTTCCTTCCGCCATTAGTTTTAGCTTCGAGGAGGACTGAGTGAGTCTCTCTAGTATTAAACTGTGACTAGAGCTGAAGCTGAATGAGGAGGGGGATCCGTACGGAGGTACTTCGCGGTTGTTACTCTCGCGCCCTTGACCTTCAGGATAATATGGGCCGATCGGGGCACCGTTTTGCTCTTGGGCCGGACCTTTTCCCACTCTAACCAACAGATGAAATAATTTTAATTTCTTTTCTTTTCTTTTTAGGA encodes:
- the LOC101301905 gene encoding uncharacterized protein LOC101301905, whose product is MSDGTKPIDDPFLVGYQPSELRIASEFLTTWLPFLTRDLCPLCATSLADRVRSLSPEASSDSKPANPDENLTPKGKEVQMASDNGNGDDDYDDNYDTNSLGSWKDGTDEISEPYQDASTSDVASKSPSVETSNSKMSWADMAQEDELEEEEELNKRLVSVNASAGDLRITKSTLPREKREHIRFMSVKRKKDFVSLERDKGKYVNVVEGLELHTGIFSAVEQKRIVDFVYDLEQKGRNGELKPRTFTAPRKWMKGKGRITIQFGCCYNYAVDKNGNPPGILQNEMVDPLPSLFKVIIRRLVRWHVLPPTCIPDSCIVNIYEEGDCIPPHIDNHDFVRPFCTVSFLSECNILFGTNLKIIDAGEFEGPLRIPLPVGSVLVLKGRVADVAKHCVPAVPTKRISITFRRMDESKRPVWYTPEPDLQDIQPLSYEEDNSYRSHSPRSEPRTRRQSTRRGDNLESGGPSERSYSHSENRDSTWRGRRSGSRWNRGRGRGNLGS
- the LOC101302200 gene encoding uncharacterized protein LOC101302200, whose translation is MAEGREGDWECSGCRNRNYAFRSFCNRCRQPRLLVDTKTPADSKWLPRIGDWICTGCTNNNYASREKCKKCGQTKDVAAMPAISMPGTSLPGYSNYLARGGLDPKMSFGVMGNGGAPPLQQPFPLNTNWPGADKYGVQPGSALSVGGIHGAGLPYANPGNEVPKGFRSGDWICSCGFHNYQSRTQCKKCNAFPPAHGIKRLASDEFVNDWDNKRLNLGHAIGQHPSHPGFGQVIGARGHPIAGPYGHYPGLNSVGASNLQGPMPLTKQATTPTLFGKGAKQWRNGDWMCTNCDNHNYASRLSCNRCKTERDAAAQPVNVM